Proteins from one Catenuloplanes atrovinosus genomic window:
- a CDS encoding CinA family protein gives MSEGASVAATVVAALAKAGQTVAAAESLTGGLVSSTLVDVPGASAAFRGGVVVYATELKATLAGVSAPLLAERGPVDPDVAAALAEGVRARCDADWGLATTGVAGPEPQDGKPVGLVYVAVSGPGGTEVRRLDLGGDRVLIRVSTVTEVLRLLADRLRVSVLPGATA, from the coding sequence GTGTCTGAGGGTGCGTCCGTCGCCGCCACCGTGGTCGCGGCGCTGGCCAAGGCCGGCCAGACCGTCGCGGCGGCCGAGTCGCTCACCGGCGGGCTGGTCTCGTCCACGCTGGTGGACGTGCCGGGCGCGAGCGCCGCGTTCCGGGGCGGCGTGGTGGTCTACGCGACCGAGCTGAAGGCGACGCTGGCCGGCGTGTCCGCGCCGCTGCTGGCCGAGCGCGGGCCGGTCGACCCGGATGTGGCGGCCGCGCTGGCCGAGGGCGTGCGGGCGCGGTGCGACGCGGACTGGGGGCTGGCCACCACGGGCGTGGCCGGGCCGGAGCCGCAGGACGGCAAGCCGGTCGGGCTGGTCTACGTGGCCGTGTCCGGGCCGGGCGGCACCGAGGTGCGGCGGCTCGATCTCGGCGGCGACCGGGTGCTGATCCGGGTGAGCACCGTCACGGAGGTGCTGCGGCTGCTGGCGGACCGGCTGCGGGTAAGCGTGCTGCCGGGCGCCACCGCATAG
- a CDS encoding helix-turn-helix domain-containing protein — MVLLRRVIGDALRARRQGQHRTLREVSTAANMSLGYLSEIERGQKEASSELLAAICDALGAQLSEVLREVADTMALAEQMQGVLVPVQDDTKAPAEEHAIRQVHAEGDVSVSVRQDTPLKATLRATRKPRPGDRGRDVIYAA, encoded by the coding sequence ATGGTCCTGCTACGCCGGGTGATCGGTGATGCACTTCGTGCACGCCGGCAGGGGCAGCACCGGACCCTGCGCGAGGTGTCGACGGCGGCCAACATGAGCCTCGGCTACCTCTCCGAGATCGAGCGCGGGCAGAAGGAGGCGTCCAGCGAGCTGCTGGCCGCGATCTGTGACGCACTCGGCGCCCAGCTCTCCGAGGTCCTGCGCGAGGTCGCCGACACGATGGCGCTGGCCGAGCAGATGCAGGGCGTGCTGGTGCCGGTGCAGGACGACACGAAGGCCCCGGCCGAGGAGCACGCGATCCGCCAGGTCCACGCGGAGGGCGACGTCTCCGTCTCGGTCCGGCAGGACACGCCGCTCAAGGCGACGCTGCGCGCGACCCGCAAGCCCCGTCCGGGCGACCGCGGCCGCGACGTGATCTACGCGGCCTGA
- a CDS encoding PspA/IM30 family protein: MANPFVKGWRYFLALFGAKIDEYADPKVQIQQAIEEAQRQHQRLVQQAAAVIGNQRQLEMKLSRQMSEVERLQGMARQALVLADRKRAEGDEAEAQKYEQTAQTLATELVSAEQTMESTKTLHDQSLAAAGQARQAVENNAMILRQKLAEQTKLLSQLEQAKMQESVAKSLESMSSLQAPGNTPSLDEVREKIEKRYATAMGRAELASNSVEGRMLEVQKSTLDLAGESRLDQIRASMAGNQLGGGPGQQTPAAEAKPAADSSHVARLDEIRASMAREKKTGDASAAG; this comes from the coding sequence ATGGCGAACCCGTTCGTCAAGGGCTGGCGATACTTCCTGGCGCTGTTCGGCGCCAAGATCGATGAATATGCCGATCCCAAGGTGCAGATTCAGCAGGCGATCGAGGAGGCTCAGCGCCAGCACCAGCGGCTGGTCCAGCAGGCCGCCGCGGTGATCGGCAACCAGCGCCAGCTGGAGATGAAGCTCTCCCGGCAGATGTCCGAGGTCGAGCGCCTCCAGGGCATGGCGCGGCAGGCGCTCGTGCTGGCCGACCGCAAGCGCGCCGAGGGCGACGAGGCGGAGGCGCAGAAGTACGAGCAGACCGCGCAGACGCTCGCCACCGAGCTGGTCTCCGCGGAGCAGACGATGGAGAGCACGAAGACGCTCCACGACCAGTCGCTCGCCGCGGCCGGCCAGGCCCGCCAGGCCGTGGAGAACAACGCGATGATCCTCCGGCAGAAGCTGGCCGAGCAGACCAAGCTGCTCAGCCAGCTCGAGCAGGCCAAGATGCAGGAGTCGGTGGCCAAGTCGCTGGAGTCCATGTCGTCGCTGCAGGCGCCGGGCAACACGCCCTCGCTGGACGAGGTCCGCGAGAAGATCGAGAAGCGGTACGCGACCGCGATGGGCCGGGCCGAGCTCGCGTCCAACTCGGTCGAGGGCCGCATGCTCGAGGTGCAGAAGTCGACGCTGGACCTGGCCGGCGAGTCGCGGCTCGACCAGATCCGCGCCAGCATGGCCGGCAACCAGCTCGGCGGCGGCCCCGGCCAGCAGACGCCGGCCGCGGAGGCCAAGCCGGCCGCCGACTCCAGCCACGTGGCGCGGCTGGACGAGATCCGCGCGAGCATGGCGCGGGAGAAGAAGACCGGCGACGCGAGCGCCGCGGGCTGA
- the pspM gene encoding phage shock envelope stress response protein PspM: MAADERSRYLRQSRRLRDSARRWSVLGGALAGAAAILTPYQGLGLPDAAWAAAAGGSVVLAAWRWADLRRHHAEPLPPAPDPAAIAAARQARLTAMIEQFPAGRTALQEFRRQRARAELKGSAAVDPWLRLDRASGTLTGLAPRLTGHGAEVLPEAADAERSLRDVAHRVAGVERALRFAPPDGRAGLEQAHRTLLGQLSDGVTAFEALVAAAAGYVAEDARAGAHLGDTGTADRLTQAADRLSGITDALTELRPAHPGS, translated from the coding sequence ATGGCGGCGGATGAGCGGTCTCGGTACCTGCGGCAGTCACGCCGGCTGCGCGACTCCGCGCGCCGGTGGAGCGTGCTCGGCGGCGCGCTCGCCGGTGCGGCGGCGATTCTCACGCCGTACCAGGGGCTCGGCCTCCCGGACGCGGCCTGGGCCGCGGCCGCCGGCGGTTCGGTCGTGCTCGCCGCGTGGCGGTGGGCCGACCTGCGCCGGCACCATGCCGAGCCGCTCCCGCCCGCGCCCGACCCGGCCGCGATCGCCGCGGCCCGGCAGGCCCGGCTCACCGCGATGATCGAGCAGTTCCCGGCCGGCCGCACCGCGCTGCAGGAGTTCCGCCGCCAGCGGGCCCGCGCGGAGCTGAAGGGCTCGGCCGCGGTCGACCCGTGGCTGCGCCTGGACCGCGCCTCCGGCACGCTCACCGGCCTGGCCCCGCGGCTGACCGGCCACGGCGCCGAGGTGCTGCCCGAGGCGGCCGACGCCGAGCGCTCGCTGCGGGACGTGGCCCACCGGGTGGCCGGCGTGGAGCGCGCGCTGCGCTTCGCGCCGCCGGACGGCCGGGCCGGCCTGGAGCAGGCCCACCGCACGCTGCTCGGACAGCTCTCCGACGGCGTCACCGCCTTCGAGGCGCTGGTCGCGGCCGCGGCCGGCTACGTCGCGGAGGACGCCCGCGCCGGCGCCCACCTCGGCGACACCGGCACGGCCGACCGGCTCACCCAGGCCGCCGACCGGCTGAGCGGCATCACGGACGCGCTGACGGAGTTGCGGCCGGCCCATCCCGGCAGCTGA
- a CDS encoding DNA-formamidopyrimidine glycosylase family protein — protein sequence MPEGDTVWNTARVLNRALAGRRLTASDFRVPSLATESLAGWTVTESAARGKHLLLRTRETQDGRALTLHSHLRMDGAWRVYATGERWAGRPAHLIRVVLRTAENVAVGYHLHELVLIPTEREDDLVGHLGPDLLGPDWDPAEAVRRIEAAPDREIGEALLDQRNLAGIGNLYKCELLFLRGVDPWTPVRDVPDLPGMADLAHRLLASNRGRWLQTTTGSLRKTEANYVYGRRAQPCRRCGTPIAKHAPDGETAAERITYWCPRCQPGPGPAGSGT from the coding sequence ATGCCCGAAGGCGACACCGTCTGGAACACCGCCCGCGTGCTGAACCGCGCCCTCGCCGGCCGCCGGCTGACCGCCTCGGACTTCCGTGTCCCGAGCCTGGCCACCGAGTCGCTGGCCGGCTGGACCGTGACGGAGTCGGCCGCCCGCGGCAAGCACCTGCTGCTGCGCACCCGCGAGACCCAGGACGGCCGCGCGCTCACCCTCCACTCCCACCTGCGGATGGACGGCGCCTGGCGGGTCTACGCGACCGGCGAGCGCTGGGCCGGCCGCCCCGCCCACCTGATCCGCGTCGTGCTGCGCACCGCGGAGAACGTCGCGGTCGGGTACCACCTGCACGAGCTGGTGCTGATCCCCACCGAGCGGGAGGACGACCTGGTCGGCCACCTCGGCCCCGATCTGCTCGGCCCCGACTGGGACCCGGCCGAGGCGGTCCGCCGGATCGAGGCCGCGCCGGACCGGGAGATCGGCGAGGCCCTGCTCGACCAGCGCAACCTGGCCGGCATCGGCAACCTCTACAAGTGCGAGCTGCTGTTCCTGCGCGGCGTCGACCCGTGGACGCCGGTCCGCGACGTACCCGACCTGCCCGGCATGGCCGACCTCGCACACCGCCTGCTCGCGTCGAACCGGGGCCGATGGCTGCAGACCACCACCGGCTCCCTCCGCAAGACCGAGGCCAACTACGTCTACGGCCGCCGCGCCCAGCCCTGCCGCCGCTGCGGCACCCCGATCGCCAAACACGCCCCCGACGGCGAGACGGCCGCCGAACGCATCACCTACTGGTGCCCCCGCTGCCAGCCGGGACCGGGCCCGGCGGGATCCGGTACCTAG
- a CDS encoding SAM hydrolase/SAM-dependent halogenase family protein, producing the protein MAGYAWISLTTDYGLSDGFAASCHGVIARIAPAVRVIDITHAVAPGDVPRAASVLAQTAPHLPPAVHVAVAGPGTLRPIGLRTPGGVLIGPDNGVLPWAAEALGGVETAVTLAEVDWFLPSVSGTLPGRDVYSPVAARIAAGAALTDAGPEIPLADVARLPDPVVATGDGWLEAEVTTIDRFGNVQLAAPASAIGTLEGRLIVGGVHAVRGITISDAPRGGLVVYVDSAGRVAVAVNGGRAAVVLSVVPGDLLRVARV; encoded by the coding sequence ATGGCCGGCTATGCATGGATCAGCCTCACCACCGACTACGGGCTGTCGGACGGGTTCGCCGCCTCCTGTCACGGCGTGATCGCCCGCATCGCTCCCGCGGTCCGGGTCATCGACATCACACACGCGGTCGCGCCCGGCGACGTCCCGCGCGCCGCGTCCGTGCTGGCCCAGACCGCCCCGCACCTGCCGCCGGCCGTGCACGTGGCGGTGGCCGGGCCGGGCACGCTGCGCCCGATCGGGCTGCGCACCCCCGGTGGCGTGCTGATCGGCCCGGACAACGGCGTGCTGCCCTGGGCCGCGGAGGCGCTCGGCGGCGTGGAGACCGCGGTGACGCTGGCCGAGGTGGACTGGTTCCTGCCCTCGGTCTCCGGCACGCTGCCCGGCCGCGACGTGTACTCCCCGGTCGCGGCCCGGATCGCGGCCGGCGCCGCGCTCACCGACGCCGGGCCGGAGATCCCGCTCGCCGACGTGGCGCGGCTGCCCGACCCGGTGGTGGCGACCGGCGACGGCTGGCTGGAGGCGGAGGTGACCACGATCGACCGGTTCGGCAACGTGCAGTTGGCCGCGCCCGCCTCCGCGATCGGCACGCTGGAGGGCCGGCTGATCGTCGGCGGCGTGCACGCGGTCCGCGGCATCACCATCTCCGACGCGCCGCGCGGCGGCCTGGTGGTCTACGTGGACTCGGCCGGCCGGGTCGCGGTCGCGGTCAACGGCGGCCGGGCCGCGGTCGTGCTCTCGGTCGTACCCGGTGATCTCCTGAGGGTCGCCCGAGTCTGA
- a CDS encoding LLM class F420-dependent oxidoreductase — protein sequence MRLCIFTEPQQGASYADQLRVAQRTEENGFDAFFRSDHYLSMGGTGLPGPTDSWVTLAGLALQTSRIRLGTLVTSATFRLPAPLAISVAQVDEMSGGRIEFGLGSGWFEPEHTAYGIPFPPVGERFDRYEEQLEIITGLWGTPAGQTYSFSGKHYQLTDSPALPKPVQSPVPIIIGGTGRKRTPALAARYAAEYNVAFVKLPEAGRAFDRVRAACAEAGRTELPTFSAAVVLCVGRNDAEVRRRADAIGRDVDEMRGNGGAAGTPDQVIERLREYRALGASRMFLQVLDLSDLDHLDLVASEIAPHL from the coding sequence ATGAGGCTCTGTATCTTCACCGAACCCCAGCAGGGCGCGTCGTACGCGGACCAGTTGCGGGTCGCCCAGCGCACCGAGGAGAACGGCTTCGACGCGTTCTTCCGCTCCGACCACTACCTCTCGATGGGCGGCACCGGCCTGCCCGGCCCGACCGACTCGTGGGTGACGCTGGCGGGCCTCGCGTTGCAGACGTCCCGGATCCGGCTGGGCACGCTGGTCACCTCCGCGACGTTCCGGCTGCCCGCCCCGCTGGCGATCAGCGTGGCGCAGGTGGACGAGATGAGCGGCGGGCGGATCGAGTTCGGCCTGGGCAGCGGCTGGTTCGAGCCGGAGCACACCGCGTACGGCATCCCGTTCCCGCCGGTCGGCGAGCGCTTCGACCGGTACGAGGAGCAGTTGGAGATCATCACCGGGCTGTGGGGGACGCCGGCCGGCCAGACGTACTCCTTCTCCGGCAAGCACTACCAGCTCACCGACTCGCCCGCGCTGCCGAAGCCGGTGCAGTCGCCGGTGCCGATCATCATCGGCGGGACCGGCCGGAAGCGGACGCCGGCGCTGGCCGCCCGCTACGCGGCCGAGTACAACGTGGCGTTCGTCAAGCTGCCGGAGGCGGGCCGGGCCTTCGACCGGGTACGCGCCGCGTGCGCCGAGGCCGGCCGCACCGAGCTGCCCACGTTCTCCGCCGCCGTGGTGCTCTGCGTCGGCCGCAACGACGCGGAGGTGCGCCGCCGGGCCGACGCGATCGGCCGCGACGTCGACGAGATGCGCGGCAACGGTGGCGCGGCCGGCACACCGGACCAGGTCATCGAGCGACTCCGGGAGTACAGGGCGCTCGGCGCGAGCCGGATGTTCCTGCAGGTGCTGGACCTGTCCGACCTGGACCACCTGGACCTGGTGGCGTCAGAGATCGCTCCGCACCTCTGA
- a CDS encoding DUF397 domain-containing protein → MPGIEITGWHTSSRSQGSGGNCVEVGRAADGRAAIRHSRRPAGAVLLCSPAGWRAFVAGVRGDTFG, encoded by the coding sequence ATGCCTGGGATCGAGATCACCGGATGGCACACCAGCAGCCGGAGCCAGGGCTCGGGTGGCAACTGCGTCGAGGTGGGCCGGGCGGCGGACGGCCGGGCCGCGATCCGGCACAGTCGCCGGCCGGCCGGGGCGGTGCTGCTCTGCTCCCCGGCCGGGTGGCGGGCGTTCGTCGCGGGCGTGCGCGGGGACACGTTCGGCTGA
- a CDS encoding DUF5753 domain-containing protein — translation MPTLRAQWLGRELRDLRERRSLTLRQVAEHLKRNFSALSRFENAEWPIPRHDVQMLLDLYGVSERRERTRLTRLSEEVWRRDDWIDEFSDVIYDPTFCDLVWLEQRAKRVASYDALYVLGLLQTPAYAEAMIRTVEGPDADDDRIARFVQLRLRRQRAIEGTKPTKVASIVAESVLRNPVGGPEVVREQLTHLGRLARRRHIEISVLPAGAGAHPGLDGSFQLFEMPDPFPDVAYTETIAGRTFLEGSRTDRFAATYRALRESALDPADSSRLIADIADEFKS, via the coding sequence GTGCCCACATTACGCGCGCAATGGCTCGGCCGGGAGCTGCGCGACCTGCGCGAACGGCGCAGCCTGACGCTTCGTCAGGTCGCCGAGCACCTGAAACGCAACTTCTCCGCACTGAGCAGGTTCGAGAACGCGGAATGGCCGATTCCGCGACACGACGTGCAGATGCTGCTCGATCTGTACGGCGTCTCGGAGCGGCGGGAACGAACCCGGCTGACCCGGCTGAGCGAGGAGGTGTGGCGCCGGGACGACTGGATCGACGAATTCTCCGATGTGATTTACGACCCAACATTCTGCGATCTGGTCTGGCTGGAGCAGCGGGCGAAGCGCGTCGCCAGCTACGACGCGCTGTACGTGCTCGGCCTGCTCCAGACCCCGGCGTACGCGGAGGCCATGATCCGCACGGTGGAGGGGCCGGACGCGGACGACGACCGGATAGCCCGCTTCGTGCAGCTCCGCCTGCGCCGGCAGCGCGCGATCGAGGGCACCAAGCCCACCAAGGTCGCGTCGATCGTGGCGGAGTCCGTGCTGCGCAACCCGGTCGGCGGGCCGGAGGTCGTGCGTGAACAGCTGACCCACCTGGGCCGGCTGGCCCGGCGCCGGCACATCGAGATCAGCGTGCTGCCGGCGGGGGCGGGCGCCCACCCGGGCCTGGACGGCTCGTTCCAGCTGTTCGAGATGCCGGACCCGTTCCCGGACGTGGCGTACACGGAGACGATCGCGGGCCGCACGTTCCTGGAGGGGTCCCGCACGGACCGCTTCGCGGCCACCTACCGCGCGCTGCGCGAGTCGGCGCTGGATCCGGCGGACTCCAGCCGGCTCATCGCGGACATAGCGGACGAGTTCAAGAGCTGA
- a CDS encoding hemolysin family protein, with the protein MLIVVGLLLILVVTAATGYFVAQEFGYVAVDRGKLRQEAEAGDAAAARALKVTERLSFMLSGAQLGITVTALLVGYVAEPFLGGGLAALFGVAGVPAGVSYPISMGLALAFATVVQMVFGELAPKNLAIARPESLAKALSRSTLIYLTVFGPVIKLFDLAASRLLRRIGIEPVEELPEGATPEDLTQIIAEAQKEGHLDADTSALLDRGLDFRRLTAGEVMVPRVDVSTVRADDPVSRVVEQMASGHSRFPVHGAEGVDDVVGVVGINDVLAIPPDRRSEVPVREITSPPLMVPESLPVPAVLDRLRAGHRQLAIVVDEYGGFAGVITLEDIAEELVGPIRDEVDLPEASPVRQDDGSWLVPARWRIDEIADATGIALPEADEYDTVSGLIMRRLGRIPEVGDALELTLPGIESEERALVSVLSVDRHVPGTVRVEVRA; encoded by the coding sequence GTGCTGATCGTGGTCGGGCTGTTGCTGATTCTCGTGGTGACCGCCGCTACCGGGTACTTCGTGGCCCAGGAGTTCGGATACGTCGCCGTCGACCGTGGCAAATTGCGCCAGGAGGCGGAGGCGGGCGACGCCGCCGCCGCGCGGGCACTGAAGGTCACGGAGCGACTCTCCTTCATGCTCTCCGGCGCGCAGCTCGGCATCACCGTGACCGCGCTGCTGGTCGGCTACGTCGCGGAGCCGTTCCTGGGCGGCGGCCTGGCCGCACTGTTCGGCGTGGCCGGCGTGCCGGCGGGCGTCAGCTACCCGATCTCGATGGGGCTGGCGCTGGCGTTCGCGACCGTGGTCCAGATGGTCTTCGGTGAGCTGGCCCCCAAGAACCTGGCGATCGCCCGGCCGGAGTCGCTGGCCAAGGCGCTGAGCCGGTCCACGCTGATCTACCTCACCGTATTCGGGCCGGTGATCAAACTGTTCGACCTGGCGGCCAGCCGGCTGCTGCGCCGCATCGGCATCGAACCGGTCGAGGAACTGCCCGAGGGCGCCACGCCGGAGGACCTGACGCAGATCATCGCGGAGGCGCAGAAGGAGGGTCACCTCGACGCCGACACCTCCGCGCTGCTCGACCGCGGCCTCGACTTCCGCCGGCTGACCGCCGGCGAGGTGATGGTGCCGCGGGTGGACGTGTCGACCGTGCGCGCGGACGACCCGGTCAGCCGGGTGGTCGAGCAGATGGCGTCCGGCCACTCCCGCTTCCCGGTGCACGGCGCCGAGGGCGTCGACGACGTGGTCGGCGTGGTCGGCATCAACGACGTCCTGGCGATCCCGCCGGACCGCCGGTCCGAGGTACCGGTCCGCGAGATCACCTCGCCGCCGCTGATGGTGCCGGAGTCGCTGCCGGTCCCGGCCGTGCTCGACCGGCTGCGCGCCGGTCACCGGCAGCTCGCGATCGTGGTCGACGAGTACGGCGGCTTCGCCGGCGTGATCACGCTGGAGGACATCGCGGAGGAGCTGGTCGGCCCGATCCGCGACGAGGTGGACCTGCCCGAGGCCTCCCCGGTCCGGCAGGACGACGGCTCCTGGCTGGTCCCGGCGCGCTGGCGGATCGACGAGATCGCGGACGCGACCGGCATCGCGCTGCCCGAGGCGGACGAGTACGACACGGTCTCCGGCCTGATCATGCGCCGGCTCGGCCGCATCCCGGAGGTCGGCGACGCGCTGGAGCTCACGCTCCCCGGCATCGAGTCGGAGGAGCGCGCGCTGGTGAGCGTGCTCTCCGTGGACCGGCACGTGCCCGGAACGGTACGGGTGGAGGTGCGGGCATGA
- a CDS encoding hemolysin family protein — protein MSTGWAVTLSLLLLAGNAFFVAAEFALIASKRYRLEQAAAGGGAADRAALAGSRELTVMLAGAQLGITLCSLGLGALAEPAIEHLVSPLLHQVGLPDAPSHVIAFLFALTLVTFLHLVLGEMMPKSWAISHPENSARLLALPFRGFTRVVRPILTGLNSAANAVLRLFRIEPQNELAQVHDPEELRMLLEQSREHGTLPVDQHALLTSMLALQRTTVAEIATPAARMVSVAPGDTAYRIEQVSHATGRSRLAVIDPDAPGVLGMVHVRDAVRVTAGEEEAVTAAELMSPPFTLRADETLMQAVGLMRAERAQLALVSDAGATVGFVALEDLLEEVIGEFDDETDEVPRGRRLR, from the coding sequence ATGAGTACCGGCTGGGCGGTGACGCTGTCGCTGTTGTTGCTGGCCGGGAATGCGTTCTTCGTGGCGGCGGAGTTCGCGTTGATCGCCAGCAAGCGGTACCGGCTGGAGCAGGCGGCGGCCGGTGGCGGCGCCGCGGACCGGGCCGCGCTGGCCGGCAGCCGCGAGCTGACCGTGATGCTGGCCGGTGCGCAGCTCGGCATCACGCTGTGCTCGCTCGGGCTGGGCGCGCTCGCCGAGCCGGCGATCGAGCACCTGGTCAGCCCGCTGCTGCACCAGGTCGGGCTGCCGGACGCGCCGAGCCACGTGATCGCGTTCCTGTTCGCGCTGACGCTGGTGACGTTCCTGCACCTGGTGCTCGGCGAGATGATGCCGAAGTCGTGGGCGATCAGCCACCCGGAGAACTCGGCGCGTCTGCTGGCGCTGCCGTTCCGCGGCTTCACCCGCGTCGTACGCCCGATTCTGACCGGTTTGAACAGCGCCGCGAACGCGGTGCTGCGCCTGTTCAGGATCGAGCCGCAGAACGAGCTCGCGCAGGTGCATGATCCTGAGGAGCTGCGCATGCTGCTGGAGCAGTCGCGCGAGCACGGCACCCTGCCGGTGGACCAGCATGCGCTGCTGACCAGCATGCTCGCGCTGCAGCGGACCACGGTGGCGGAGATCGCCACGCCGGCCGCGCGGATGGTGAGTGTGGCTCCGGGCGACACGGCGTACCGGATCGAGCAGGTTTCGCACGCCACCGGCCGGTCCCGCCTGGCGGTGATCGACCCGGACGCGCCGGGCGTGCTCGGCATGGTGCACGTGCGCGACGCGGTGCGCGTCACCGCCGGCGAGGAGGAGGCTGTGACCGCGGCCGAGCTGATGTCGCCGCCGTTCACACTGCGCGCGGACGAGACGCTGATGCAGGCGGTGGGACTGATGCGGGCGGAGCGCGCGCAACTGGCGCTGGTGTCGGACGCGGGGGCGACGGTCGGCTTCGTCGCGCTGGAGGATCTCCTGGAGGAGGTCATCGGCGAGTTCGACGACGAGACCGACGAGGTGCCGCGCGGCCGTC